The genome window CAGTCTCGTAGGATGGAAACATGTGAGCGGGACACAGGCGTGGCCAATCATGGCGGGGGTGAAGTCTTTGCCAGCGGGACGGAATTCGACGATGAAACGGGAGCTGtttcatcaaccaccacgcGCTCCACCAAGTCGGCAAGTCGTGCCTGTTAGCTTCTCAACCCGCACTACGCCTGTCAGCTAGCACTCGTCGCCGTTCGCCTTAACAGCGACTACCGGGGGACAATGAAGTCATCGTCCGAAGAGCGGTCAATGGCACCGGGTTTGCTTGATAAAGTTGAAGCAGTTCAACGAGATTACCATCATGCAGCCTTGCGAGGAAGACCCTattcaccaccccatcaccacgcCAGGCTGTCGGAAGCACAAGGTATGCCCAAGGTCTGTCATTGCTCGTTCGATCTCCAAGCCATCATTCGCTCTGTTCTGTTGATTACCGTTGCTGCCCCCTTTTTTTGCCCCTCCGTGGGAACCGAATGATAAgagctggctgggctgggccaCAATCCCCCCTCACGGAAGGGTGATGGTCAGACCAAGAGGCCAGGCGGCTACAAACATATGCCTTCTGGGGAATCCTGGAGTAGGTGATGGCCGAGACGGTGTTGCGGAAGCACAGGCACAgcacaaaaaaaagatcACCAGGGCATGGCATGGTTTTGGGGCCATTGGTAAGATTGCTGGGGGTTGACTGCATTTAAACTGAAACGGGGGAGCACGCTGATCGCAAAGTGTTGTTGTCAGGGGAAAGATTCGGCTTTGTCATCCGTCGTTGGAGGTTCTGGAATCCAGACCTTTTCCTTCCATCTTGGCACCGGCGCAAGCCACAAGCGAAAAGCTCACGCCACAGTCTGAACAGTGGCCCCGCTTTCACCCGTCAGCCCCGAATTCACAAGGAAAATTCCCGGcatatcctcccccccgccccaccaccaccaccaacaccactcaccagCTGAACATAACGACTGATGAGGTGATGAAGATATGTATGCCGGCATATGCTTCTTATCGTGTTCTGttcccgccccctcccccacctcctttTCGGCTATAGGCACGTCTGATTCGACATGTCCTCGGAATTACCCATCTATACCACTGCTTCTTTGCTTCGTCGTCCACGTTGTCGAGTTTTTATAGCCAAGCTGGCGCCAGTGCAAGACTAACAACCCAACCAGCGCCTCTTTATGCAATGACCGGGCCAGCACAGGTGCCCGGCCACCCGACAGTGATGGGAGTCCAGACtgctgttttgtttgttggaaGCGGATATCCAATCTGCACCTCATCTCGATTCGTAGGCGCAATGTCCACCCCATTTCGACGGCCAGCACTGATCGCCGGGGGGTTCATCCGGTCCCTCGACTGCCCGCTGGGAGCAGAACACAACAGCTCAGCTCTGACAGCACCGATTGGCAGGAGCCCCCTGTCGGGAGACCATGTCCCGGTCGCCTGCCATTGGCCAGACTGTTCCCAAAACCGGTATGATAACATCATCCTACATCGAGACAGCAAATGCCTGGCAATTCACCACGTCTCCGCCCTGATTTCCTGCGCTGGGATCGATGGAAATCGAAAGAGGGGTGGGAACAAGCTCCTGAATGCCCAGATGGAGGCTTCGAGCCCATTGGACCATTGGACCGTGCTTCGCTGGAAAATGGCACTTTGCTTTTGCTTTCTTGCATCTCACTTTTTCTCCCATGTCTTTCTGTCTGTGTCTGTCCGtctgtcttgtcttgtctgcCGTCCTACCTATGAAGTCCTACCCGGCCTGAATCGAACTTCTTTTGATAGCTCTTTCATGTGCTCTCGGACCAACCTCGTCCACCTTTGCTGTATCTTTTTCAACAGGCCGTTCCCTCATTGTCACCCAGGGGTCCACGTACGTCCACGTCCCTGTATCAAATCATCTGATCTACGCCGGCTGTGACGTCGCCGGAGCTTGTCTTGGGATCACATTCGGCTCTCGGCCCTAAGAGTTGGAAATCACCTTGGGTTTGCTGTTTACGGCCCTCAGGACCTGCCGAAATTTCACGGCCGTTAGGTGGAGGCTTCGACTGCTCCGCGTTCCGGGACGGGGGCTCCGCCAAACATGTTGAGAGGCTCAACCGTATCTCACCTCGCTAACTCCGATACCCATCCTGCCAACCTCCGCTTCTCTTTTCTGTGAACCGGCCTGGCCATCGATCCTGGCTCTTCTTTTCGACCCAATTCGATACCCGAAACACGTCTCGCACCGAATACCCTCCCAATACCAAATTCAAGGGTCCAGCATTCTGTCTCGCTTCTCGCAGCCCCCGTCTAGCTTGTTCTCGCCTGTTCGCATATCTTTCGCCGGCCTGCTCCTGTTTCAACGTTCAAAGATTGCCCCCAGACCAAGAACAACAAGTGACTAACCCTACAATTCTAATTGCAGGCCCTTGTCAAGGTTTTCATTGGGAAAAACCCGCACGCAGGCACTGCTTTGTAGGAGACCCAACTTCCACCATCGACTTTGGATTCAGAGTTCAACATGTCGAGACCACCATCCAAACATTTACAAACCCAGAAAAGGACGAGATCGGGCGTTTCTCTCACCATGACGGAGCCGGATGGATCTGAAGCAGCCTACAGCCCCACGACCCCGAGTTCCCCGACGAGTTCTCATGGCGAACATCGAAGAAGTTTTTCTCTCAACTCGATCAAAGGACGGCCATGGCGCTCCATGAGCAACTGCAACAGAGACCGAGATTCTACACCAGACTCGGCGTTTAGGGGTCATGTTAGGAAATTATCCAAATCACGACCATATTCGGCATCTCCAGGCGATGGATTCAGTCGACGTAGCTCAGGCATTTCCGAGGATCACATCCAAAGTCTTCACAGCCGGTTGTCGTTCACCACAACAGATCCCCCGAGTCTTACCCCAAGTTCGTCATCATGTTCCTTCGACTGGAAAACTCAAAGAGTAGAGGGGGGGTGTGCGCTGGAACCGGATACAAGTCTGTTGAAGACCAAGACTCCATACCTGGTGGTCACAACGGACTATCTTCTCAAGATGAAAAGCCGTGCCGACGCAGTGGCATTATTTCCATCATTGGCCATTGAAGGCGAGAAAGCGCACCATGGCTCCCCCCCGGAGCCTGCTCTCGCCATCCCTATATCGACTGTTGTGGCAACCTTCTACTCGGAAAGCATCAAGCCGTCGTTCGGAATCGAAGTATGGTGGAAGGGTTTTGGCGGCCAGTCGTTTTACCGGTCCGAGTTCTTTTTCAGCTTACCGCGGGAGCAACAGAAGATGCTTGAGAGCATCACGCGAGTAATAGGGACAAAAGAGCAGGACGAGTCTGGGTCTTCGAACAAGTGTGATGATATCAAGCCACTCATGCAAAAGATccagatgatggaggagccAGTATTCGCAAACAAGGAGTTGGAGATCTTCCCGGTGATCCCACGAGGGCATACGAGAAAGGAGTACATGCCAAAGATGGAGGATGCGTCCAAGAAGTCTCAGGAGGGCTCGGCGTACTATCTGGTCATTGGCACATATCTATGCTACCTCGCCGAAGTTCAGAGAGGGAAGGCTGGCTCAAGCTGCAAGCACAGGACGTTCGGCCTGGTCACACTGAACTCGGTGGTTGGGGATTGGTCCTTCCACGAGGAGAGGTTTAATATCTCGTTCCGGTAAGATTGATGGGCAACCAGATTCTCTGCCTGATTGTGGCTGACAAGTACCCCTAGTGATCCCTTCAAGACGTCAGTGACACTCGAACTTGCCAGCCGCTACTATCGACAGATCATTCGCATCCTTGGTACCGCTGACCGCTTTATCAAGCCCAACTGGCCCCAACTTTGGCAGAACCTGGAAATCTTCTCGGTTTCTGGGCTTCGGAACCCTCAGTACTTGGTCTCTCGGGAAGACTACGGCGCCATCAAGCGCACACTTGACGCTCACATTGCCGGGTATCGTTGTGCGCCTGTCGAGTGGGAGATCAACTGGAAGACTCGGCATGCACCCGAGTTTCGACTGCTCCCGCCAAAGCATGCGGGACTGTACACAGGCCTTCAACTTTTGGCTGTTCTCAGGGCGCTCAGATATAATGACTATTTCAACTCGCTGTCTTTCAAGGATGTGGACTTGTCGATGCTGCACGGCGTGGATGACAATCTGGGCGGGGGCATCAACGTTGCCTACCTGAGCCGGACTTGTAAGTTCTCAAAGTGTGTTTTCTCTGTTCAGGCAGTCAGCTGACAACACTACAGGCATCAAACTCACCAATGATGAAGTGCAGCTGCTGAAGACCTGCCCGGTGTTGCACCAGGAGTTCCATGCTCTGGCTTATTGCTCTGAGACGATTCGGCAAATCGATTTCACCAACTGCAGCTATGATCTGAACAGGGGAAAGACAGCCGACAGCCACTACCCGACCCTCCAGTTCCTTACGCctatcctccatctcctcaaGACCGGCATCTCGAAGTGCAACCGTTTGATCTTGGCCCACAATCACCTTTCTGAACATGACATCAGCAACCTCGCCGAGACCATGGAAACGGGTGCTATCAGAGCCCTGGACATCTCGGCTTGTGGGTTGGACGATATGGGTGTGAGGAGGATCGTCATTGACCCTCTGATGGagcgccctcttcctctcgAGTCATTGACGGTTGCGGGCAACTATGGTCGATTGCCCGCGTATATTTTGCCTGACCTCCTGCAGCAACTTCCTGAAATTAGAGAGCTCAACCTCTGTGGCAGCATTTTGGGAGACAGTTCGGATGTGGGCCCGCTATTGCCCTTTGAGCTGCTCGAAAGCCTCCAGTGGCTTGAGTCGATCGATATCACGGGGTGGTTGATCAACGATGAGACCTTGATGGACCTACAGCGCTTCCTGATGGCGAGAAGCTGGAAACTGGATCACAGGCAGTTTTCAGCCTTCCGCCGGCTTGTCCTCAAGCAATGCGGTATCACGGGATTCAAAGCTGCGGCATTGTTTGAAGCCGTTGGGAAGGATCATGGCCTGCATATCGGCCTGAGCAACAATCCGATCGAGAACGGCATTGGAGAGTTGGCTGCTGTCATTCGGGAGAACAAGGGACCTGCTGGTCTGGATATGGAAATGGTTGAGTTCCAGGACGAGGATAACTACCTCGCTCTGATCCACGCCTTGACCGAGACCAAGTACCTCACCGTCCTGAACATGGCCGGTACAGcacctgctccttctcccactGGCGTTTGCA of Podospora pseudopauciseta strain CBS 411.78 chromosome 7 map unlocalized CBS411.78m_7, whole genome shotgun sequence contains these proteins:
- a CDS encoding uncharacterized protein (EggNog:ENOG503Q4WN): MSRPPSKHLQTQKRTRSGVSLTMTEPDGSEAAYSPTTPSSPTSSHGEHRRSFSLNSIKGRPWRSMSNCNRDRDSTPDSAFRGHVRKLSKSRPYSASPGDGFSRRSSGISEDHIQSLHSRLSFTTTDPPSLTPSSSSCSFDWKTQRVEGGCALEPDTSLLKTKTPYLVVTTDYLLKMKSRADAVALFPSLAIEGEKAHHGSPPEPALAIPISTVVATFYSESIKPSFGIEVWWKGFGGQSFYRSEFFFSLPREQQKMLESITRVIGTKEQDESGSSNKCDDIKPLMQKIQMMEEPVFANKELEIFPVIPRGHTRKEYMPKMEDASKKSQEGSAYYLVIGTYLCYLAEVQRGKAGSSCKHRTFGLVTLNSVVGDWSFHEERFNISFRDPFKTSVTLELASRYYRQIIRILGTADRFIKPNWPQLWQNLEIFSVSGLRNPQYLVSREDYGAIKRTLDAHIAGYRCAPVEWEINWKTRHAPEFRLLPPKHAGLYTGLQLLAVLRALRYNDYFNSLSFKDVDLSMLHGVDDNLGGGINVAYLSRTCIKLTNDEVQLLKTCPVLHQEFHALAYCSETIRQIDFTNCSYDLNRGKTADSHYPTLQFLTPILHLLKTGISKCNRLILAHNHLSEHDISNLAETMETGAIRALDISACGLDDMGVRRIVIDPLMERPLPLESLTVAGNYGRLPAYILPDLLQQLPEIRELNLCGSILGDSSDVGPLLPFELLESLQWLESIDITGWLINDETLMDLQRFLMARSWKLDHRQFSAFRRLVLKQCGITGFKAAALFEAVGKDHGLHIGLSNNPIENGIGELAAVIRENKGPAGLDMEMVEFQDEDNYLALIHALTETKYLTVLNMAGTAPAPSPTGVCSSEMVSALHDLFARNTSIRCLDLSGFSGRLDDGQLTKGFGRSLSGLEHNKAMTHLRIRNQNLHDDAGTLGQSLKRNNTLMVLDCQDNNLNLNSFGFLVDSMKINRTIIDFPFTPKERADIWKNVLKGLRPGPRPPQAKTGLHLGKDKKHKDKKDDKDKQPALQPDVQETALWTILEKQFRQLDEHIERNRELLEASSGQVFEFESPASTPIDAGQAGGGFNAGPAGASEWPTLLDLEFDMGTIDLNDSTTPPPTVAGPVGEAVVHDGAILLQSSPDPKSTPAAEAPKKEKPRPPPLIRRKTVRSSALDKESRDEPPPTPSYSLIGHVGVGSTMLNAAPDYPPPPPPPPPAMLAAFAGVELSTDTLDPVSEVETPGPDELLPTMAELHIKNYNNISVANNINITTATTKTNTTITTTTITHSSSTSTNNSTRGHRSTPSNQSMDEEEKLREMLSQYRGGFMVGGFTD